In one window of Leifsonia sp. NPDC080035 DNA:
- a CDS encoding glycosyltransferase family 2 protein, protein MPERVSVALCTHNGQEHLAEQLRSVREQTRPVDEIVLSDDASTDRTRALLEEFRANAPAGTRVIILHNEEPLGVTGNFEKAVRATTGDIVLLCDQDDVWAPGKVEALVGVLAEHGALLVHTDARIVDGAGEPTGDTLFGTLGVGERELGAEERGDGEKVLLRRNIVTGATVALRRSLAEAAMPFPESWVHDEWLAMQAALLGGLRVSRRTLTDYRIHGRNQIGASRLTAESALGRLRAPRTARNARLLARAQDLFDRFEREHPGDTARRAELAAKLRHERVRSGYPAARLLRVPPVLRELASGRYARYGGGMRDVLRDLVQPV, encoded by the coding sequence ATGCCTGAGCGCGTCTCGGTCGCGCTCTGCACGCACAACGGACAGGAGCACCTGGCCGAGCAGCTGCGGAGCGTCCGGGAGCAGACCAGGCCCGTCGACGAGATCGTCCTGTCTGACGACGCGTCCACCGACCGGACCAGGGCGCTTCTCGAGGAGTTCCGTGCGAACGCCCCGGCGGGCACGCGGGTCATCATCCTGCACAACGAGGAGCCGCTCGGCGTCACCGGCAACTTCGAGAAGGCCGTCCGGGCGACCACCGGCGACATCGTGCTGCTGTGCGACCAGGACGACGTCTGGGCACCGGGCAAGGTCGAGGCGCTGGTCGGCGTGCTCGCGGAGCACGGAGCCCTGCTCGTGCACACCGACGCGCGGATCGTCGACGGCGCAGGGGAGCCGACCGGCGACACCCTGTTCGGGACGCTCGGCGTGGGGGAGAGGGAGCTCGGTGCCGAGGAGCGCGGCGACGGCGAGAAGGTGCTGCTGCGCCGCAACATCGTCACCGGAGCGACGGTTGCCCTGCGCAGGAGCCTCGCCGAGGCGGCGATGCCGTTCCCGGAGTCGTGGGTGCACGACGAGTGGCTCGCCATGCAGGCCGCGCTGCTCGGCGGCCTGCGGGTGAGCAGGCGGACGCTGACGGACTACCGCATCCACGGCCGCAACCAGATCGGGGCGAGCCGGCTGACCGCGGAGTCCGCACTGGGCAGGCTGCGCGCGCCGCGCACGGCCAGGAACGCCCGGCTCCTGGCCAGGGCGCAGGACCTGTTCGACCGCTTCGAGCGGGAGCATCCGGGCGACACCGCCCGTCGGGCAGAGCTCGCGGCCAAGCTCCGGCACGAACGCGTGCGCTCCGGCTATCCCGCCGCGCGCCTGCTGCGCGTGCCGCCCGTGCTGCGCGAGCTCGCGAGCGGGCGCTATGCACGCTACGGCGGCGGCATGCGCGACGTGCTCCGCGACCTCGTGCAGCCGGTCTGA
- the galE gene encoding UDP-glucose 4-epimerase GalE translates to MRVLVTGGAGYIGSHVVRQLRERGDEVVVVDDLRTGDERRIPGVPIVRSELSEPASIGVVSDALAGVDAVIHFAGRKRVNESVQRPAWYYQQNVGGMANLLLAMEAAGVEAMVFSSSAAVYGLSEGESIPESAPALPINPYGHTKLVGEQMLAAVAASRPFHSASLRYFNVAGAGSPELGDTAVLNLVPMVFEKLDAGESPVIFGADYPTPDGTCVRDYIHVADLASAHLAALGAVVEGRIRGNRAYNIGTGVGSSVREMVEAIEQASGVRIEPRIAARREGDPAVVVADPSLARDELGWVAEHGLREIVTSAWRSHELLVAGGHA, encoded by the coding sequence ATGAGAGTCCTGGTCACCGGCGGGGCCGGGTACATCGGCAGCCATGTCGTGCGTCAGCTCCGCGAGCGCGGCGACGAGGTGGTCGTCGTCGACGACCTGCGGACCGGCGACGAGCGCCGCATCCCCGGTGTCCCGATCGTGCGCTCGGAGCTCTCCGAGCCCGCCTCCATCGGCGTCGTCTCCGATGCGCTCGCCGGAGTGGATGCGGTCATCCACTTCGCGGGGCGCAAGCGCGTGAACGAGTCCGTGCAGCGTCCGGCCTGGTACTACCAGCAGAACGTCGGCGGCATGGCGAACCTCCTGCTCGCGATGGAGGCGGCGGGAGTGGAGGCGATGGTGTTCTCGTCGTCCGCGGCGGTCTACGGCCTCTCCGAAGGCGAGAGCATCCCCGAGTCGGCGCCGGCGCTGCCCATCAACCCGTACGGCCACACCAAGCTCGTCGGCGAGCAGATGCTGGCGGCGGTCGCGGCGTCGCGGCCGTTCCACTCGGCGAGCCTGCGCTACTTCAACGTCGCGGGAGCCGGATCGCCGGAGCTCGGCGACACGGCCGTGCTGAATCTCGTGCCGATGGTCTTCGAGAAGCTCGACGCCGGCGAGTCGCCGGTGATCTTCGGGGCGGACTATCCCACCCCCGACGGCACGTGCGTGCGCGACTACATCCACGTCGCCGACCTCGCCTCCGCCCACCTGGCCGCGCTCGGCGCCGTCGTGGAGGGACGCATCCGCGGCAACCGCGCCTACAACATCGGCACCGGCGTCGGCAGCTCGGTCCGCGAGATGGTCGAGGCGATCGAGCAGGCCTCTGGCGTCCGGATCGAGCCGAGGATCGCCGCCCGGCGCGAGGGCGACCCCGCCGTCGTCGTCGCCGACCCGTCGCTGGCGAGGGACGAGCTCGGCTGGGTGGCGGAGCACGGCCTGCGCGAGATCGTCACCTCGGCGTGGCGGTCGCACGAGCTGCTGGTCGCCGGCGGACATGCCTGA
- a CDS encoding glycosyltransferase family 2 protein, which translates to MPLYNEATVVRSVMEEARTVFPKIVCVDDGSTDDSAAEARAGGAVVVQHPINLGQGAAIRTGLDYALQDPEADFFVTFDSDGQHRVEDALTMVGMLDSAPLDIVVGSRFLDDRTTLSPLKKVVLRAGVVFERMSSGVQLTDAHNGLRALNRHAAESIQIMQNRMAHASEIVAEIGRNKLRWAEAPVHVLYTDYSRSKGQSVWNSVNILSDLFLK; encoded by the coding sequence GTGCCGCTCTACAACGAAGCCACCGTCGTCCGCTCCGTCATGGAGGAGGCGCGCACCGTCTTCCCGAAGATCGTCTGCGTCGACGACGGCAGCACAGACGACTCCGCGGCCGAGGCGCGCGCCGGCGGCGCCGTCGTCGTGCAGCACCCGATCAACCTGGGGCAGGGTGCCGCGATCCGGACCGGGCTGGACTACGCACTCCAGGACCCGGAGGCCGACTTCTTCGTCACCTTCGACTCCGACGGCCAGCACCGCGTCGAGGACGCGCTGACGATGGTGGGGATGCTGGACTCGGCACCACTGGACATCGTCGTCGGCTCGCGGTTCCTCGACGACCGGACCACGCTCTCCCCGCTCAAGAAGGTCGTGCTACGCGCCGGCGTCGTGTTCGAGCGGATGAGCAGCGGGGTTCAGCTGACCGACGCCCACAACGGCCTGCGCGCGCTGAACCGGCACGCGGCGGAGTCGATCCAGATCATGCAGAACCGGATGGCGCACGCCTCGGAGATCGTCGCCGAGATCGGGCGGAACAAGCTGCGCTGGGCAGAGGCGCCCGTGCACGTGCTCTACACCGACTACTCGCGCTCCAAGGGCCAGTCGGTGTGGAACTCCGTCAACATCCTTTCCGACCTCTTCCTCAAGTAA
- a CDS encoding acyltransferase, with the protein MSPEATIGDDSKIWHLAQVRESAVIGSECIVGRGAYIGTGVRIGDRCKIQNHALVYEPAVLEDGVFVGPAVVFTNDTHPRAVTPDGRLKSADEWEAVGVTVRHGASIGARAVCVAPVTIGRWALVAAGSVVVKDVPDFALVAGVPARRIGWVGRAGVQLVADADGWRCPETGTRYTEADGTLREVEA; encoded by the coding sequence GTGTCGCCGGAAGCCACGATCGGCGACGATTCGAAGATCTGGCATCTCGCGCAGGTCCGCGAGTCCGCCGTGATCGGCTCGGAGTGCATCGTCGGTCGCGGTGCGTACATCGGAACCGGTGTGCGCATCGGAGACCGCTGCAAGATCCAGAACCACGCCCTGGTGTACGAGCCTGCGGTGCTGGAGGACGGCGTCTTCGTCGGCCCGGCCGTCGTCTTCACCAACGACACCCACCCGCGCGCCGTGACTCCGGACGGCCGTCTGAAGTCCGCCGACGAGTGGGAGGCGGTGGGTGTGACGGTGCGCCACGGTGCGTCCATCGGGGCGCGCGCCGTGTGCGTCGCGCCCGTGACGATCGGCCGGTGGGCTCTCGTCGCCGCCGGCTCCGTCGTCGTCAAGGACGTCCCCGATTTCGCGCTCGTCGCCGGAGTGCCCGCCCGCCGCATCGGCTGGGTCGGCAGGGCCGGCGTCCAGCTGGTGGCGGACGCGGACGGCTGGCGCTGCCCAGAGACCGGCACCCGCTACACCGAGGCCGACGGAACTCTCAGAGAGGTTGAAGCATGA
- a CDS encoding glycosyltransferase, whose amino-acid sequence MTIDIMMPFYGDPVLFRRAVESVLAQTDPDWRLVVVDDVYPDPAPGEWLRSIDDDRIEYLRNDANLGVSGNFAKCLALVTSDHFVLMGCDDLLEPGYVGRMSSAIAEHPTASYFQPGVTVVNGAGEKASPLPDTVKRLSRPRSSGTIILSGEKLASSLLRGNWTYFPSICWNTEVVRPYGFADGFEVVLDLALQLEIIRGGGSLVVLPDRLFRYRRHAGSVSSWSAEDGSRFAEERAFFASARTMMDDAGWHHAGRVARMHLSSRLNAASKLPGALRRRNTADVRSLTRHIVGR is encoded by the coding sequence GTGACGATCGACATCATGATGCCCTTCTACGGGGATCCTGTGCTTTTCCGCAGGGCCGTGGAGAGCGTCCTGGCGCAGACCGATCCGGATTGGCGCCTGGTGGTCGTCGACGACGTGTACCCCGATCCCGCGCCCGGCGAGTGGCTGCGCAGCATCGACGACGACCGCATCGAGTACCTCCGCAACGACGCCAACCTCGGCGTCTCCGGGAACTTCGCGAAGTGCCTCGCGCTGGTGACCAGCGACCACTTCGTGCTCATGGGGTGCGACGACCTGCTGGAGCCCGGGTACGTCGGCCGGATGAGCAGCGCCATCGCCGAGCACCCGACCGCGTCGTACTTCCAGCCCGGTGTCACCGTGGTGAACGGCGCCGGCGAGAAGGCGAGCCCGCTGCCGGACACGGTCAAGCGGCTCTCGCGCCCGCGCAGCTCCGGAACGATCATCCTCTCCGGGGAGAAGCTGGCGAGCAGCCTGCTGCGCGGCAACTGGACGTACTTCCCGTCGATCTGCTGGAACACGGAGGTCGTGCGTCCGTACGGGTTCGCCGACGGCTTCGAGGTGGTCCTCGACCTCGCCCTCCAGCTGGAGATCATCCGCGGCGGCGGCTCGCTCGTCGTGCTCCCGGACCGGCTGTTCCGCTACCGCCGGCACGCGGGGAGCGTGTCGTCGTGGTCCGCGGAGGACGGATCGCGCTTCGCCGAGGAGCGCGCGTTCTTCGCGAGCGCGCGGACGATGATGGACGACGCCGGCTGGCACCACGCCGGGCGGGTCGCCCGCATGCACCTGTCGTCACGGCTGAACGCCGCCTCCAAGCTGCCGGGCGCGCTGCGCAGGCGCAACACGGCGGACGTGCGCTCGCTCACCCGGCACATCGTCGGTCGCTGA
- a CDS encoding DegT/DnrJ/EryC1/StrS family aminotransferase, with translation MTTDTTFIPAARPIVGDAERAAVDAVLASGMLAQGSEVAAFEQEFGDALVGGRRSVAVNSGTSGLHLGLLAAGIGPGDEVVVPSFTFAATANSVALTGATPVFADIDPATFTLDPAAVEAVLTERTAGIMPVHLYGQPADMDGLGALAQSRGLAIFEDAAQAHGATLHGAPVGTFGTFGVFSLYPTKNMTSGEGGMVSTDDDEVHRRLRLLRNQGMERQYHNELVGFNARMTDIHAAIGRVQLTKLPEWTRQRQQNAAVLDARLRGVVTPAVREDATHVYHQYTIRVPEDRDGFSAALREEYGIGSGVYYPVPNHRLPSFARTEDLPETERAAAEVLSLPVHPSLTDEDLDRIVTAVNALAGAGA, from the coding sequence ATGACCACCGACACCACGTTCATCCCGGCCGCGCGCCCCATCGTCGGGGATGCCGAGCGTGCCGCGGTCGACGCCGTCCTCGCCTCCGGGATGCTCGCGCAGGGCTCCGAGGTCGCGGCCTTCGAGCAGGAGTTCGGCGACGCCCTCGTCGGCGGCCGCCGCAGCGTCGCCGTCAACTCCGGCACGTCCGGCCTGCACCTCGGCCTGCTCGCCGCGGGTATCGGCCCCGGCGACGAGGTCGTCGTGCCGTCGTTCACGTTCGCCGCGACCGCCAACTCCGTCGCGCTGACCGGCGCCACCCCGGTCTTCGCCGACATCGACCCCGCCACCTTCACGCTGGACCCCGCCGCCGTGGAGGCCGTGCTCACCGAGCGCACCGCCGGGATCATGCCCGTGCACCTCTACGGCCAGCCGGCCGACATGGACGGCCTCGGCGCGCTCGCGCAGAGCCGCGGTCTCGCGATCTTCGAGGATGCGGCACAGGCGCACGGCGCGACGCTGCACGGGGCGCCGGTCGGCACGTTCGGCACATTCGGCGTCTTCAGCCTCTACCCCACCAAGAACATGACCTCCGGCGAGGGCGGCATGGTCTCCACCGACGACGACGAGGTGCACCGCCGCCTGCGCCTGCTGCGCAACCAGGGCATGGAGCGGCAGTACCACAACGAGCTGGTCGGCTTCAACGCGCGCATGACGGACATCCACGCCGCCATCGGCCGCGTCCAGCTCACCAAGCTCCCGGAGTGGACGCGACAGCGCCAGCAGAACGCCGCCGTGCTCGACGCCCGCCTGCGCGGCGTCGTGACGCCGGCCGTCCGCGAGGACGCCACCCACGTCTACCACCAGTACACGATCCGCGTCCCCGAGGACCGCGACGGCTTCTCGGCCGCGCTGCGCGAGGAGTACGGGATCGGATCCGGCGTCTACTACCCGGTGCCGAACCACCGGCTGCCGTCGTTCGCGCGCACCGAGGACCTGCCGGAGACGGAGCGCGCCGCCGCCGAGGTGCTCTCGCTACCCGTCCACCCGTCTCTCACGGACGAGGACCTCGACCGCATCGTGACCGCCGTCAACGCGCTCGCGGGAGCGGGTGCCTGA
- a CDS encoding Gfo/Idh/MocA family oxidoreductase, with the protein MAELRVGLVGVGMMGRHHARVIQETEGVVLAGVADEAGDPRRVAGDAPLHRSVSELIASGIDAAVVAVPTQAHEAIALELADAGVHALIEKPITADTESGTRVVEAFEKAGLVGAVGHIERYNPALQSLRQRIDAGELGDVYQIATRRQGPFPARIADVGVVKDLATHDIDATAWLVQSRYATVFAHTSSRSGRAHEDMVSAAAQLENGIITNHLVNWLSPMKERVTVVTGERGAFVADTVSADLTFFENGTFSMEWESVMAFRGVSEGTVTRYALNKREPLRVEHEAFRDAILGVRSDIVTMREGLENVRVAEALLRSAELAGSVKVER; encoded by the coding sequence ATGGCCGAGCTGAGGGTCGGCCTGGTCGGCGTCGGGATGATGGGGCGTCACCACGCCCGCGTGATCCAGGAGACCGAGGGCGTCGTGCTCGCCGGTGTCGCCGATGAGGCGGGCGATCCCCGCCGCGTCGCGGGCGACGCGCCGCTGCACCGCTCCGTGAGCGAGCTGATCGCCTCCGGCATCGACGCCGCGGTCGTCGCCGTGCCGACGCAGGCGCACGAGGCGATCGCGCTGGAGCTGGCGGATGCCGGTGTCCACGCGCTGATCGAGAAGCCGATCACGGCGGACACCGAGTCGGGCACGCGCGTCGTCGAGGCGTTCGAGAAGGCCGGACTCGTCGGGGCCGTCGGTCACATCGAGCGCTACAACCCGGCCCTGCAGAGCCTCCGCCAGCGGATCGACGCCGGCGAGCTCGGCGACGTGTACCAGATCGCGACCCGCCGCCAGGGCCCCTTCCCCGCTCGCATCGCGGACGTCGGCGTCGTCAAGGACCTCGCCACCCACGACATCGACGCGACCGCCTGGCTCGTGCAGAGCCGGTACGCGACCGTCTTCGCCCACACCAGCTCGCGCAGCGGGCGGGCGCACGAGGACATGGTCTCCGCGGCGGCGCAGCTGGAGAACGGGATCATCACCAACCACCTCGTCAACTGGCTCTCTCCGATGAAGGAGCGCGTCACCGTCGTCACGGGCGAGCGCGGCGCGTTCGTCGCCGACACCGTGAGCGCAGACCTGACCTTCTTCGAGAACGGCACGTTCTCGATGGAGTGGGAGTCCGTGATGGCCTTCCGCGGCGTCTCCGAGGGCACGGTCACCCGCTACGCGCTGAACAAGCGCGAGCCGCTTCGTGTGGAGCACGAGGCGTTCCGTGACGCCATCCTGGGCGTGCGGTCCGACATCGTGACCATGCGCGAGGGCCTGGAGAACGTCCGGGTGGCCGAGGCGCTGCTCCGCTCGGCGGAACTCGCCGGGTCCGTCAAGGTGGAGCGGTGA
- a CDS encoding DUF2304 domain-containing protein, translating into MDTGQLVIKILLIIVFAAFAVFLMLPGRGARHLAIRRLVMVALLLLLVVAVIFPSSVTAVARLVGVGRGTDLLLYALFVVFIGNSLLMQRRHRKTEQEITQLARQLAIMRAPDPESLDAVPRKTVDAEEEPRTDSAG; encoded by the coding sequence ATGGACACCGGCCAGCTCGTCATCAAGATCCTGCTCATCATCGTCTTCGCCGCGTTCGCGGTGTTCCTGATGCTCCCCGGTCGCGGTGCGCGCCATCTCGCCATCCGGCGCCTGGTGATGGTGGCGCTGCTGCTGCTGCTCGTGGTCGCGGTCATCTTCCCCTCGTCCGTCACCGCCGTCGCGCGACTGGTCGGGGTCGGCAGAGGAACGGACCTCCTCCTCTATGCGCTCTTCGTCGTGTTCATCGGGAACTCGCTGCTCATGCAGCGCCGGCACCGCAAGACCGAGCAGGAGATCACTCAGCTCGCGCGGCAGCTCGCGATCATGCGCGCGCCCGACCCCGAGTCGCTCGACGCCGTGCCGAGGAAGACGGTCGACGCCGAGGAGGAGCCGCGGACGGATTCCGCCGGCTGA